In the Streptomyces sp. f51 genome, one interval contains:
- a CDS encoding GntR family transcriptional regulator, with protein sequence MKQHRVDGVRRAVFTPVDNRARVETVAHRIGDAIELGLLADGEQLPGEMELAGQLGVSTVTLREALMALRQQGLVTTRRGRGGGSFVSLPEVPGQERLLARLAGWSTEELRDLGDHWAALSGAAARLAAQRTEPDDLKALRRTLDDLASAEDAAARSRVYGRFHVELAAAAQSARLTREQVVLQTEVGALLCLVLGDDEYREEVADRHRAVISAVQDGAHDSARALAERCVLDSTARLITLRLSMPRAVSGPRPLEGTHAQEPRYGRRDGDA encoded by the coding sequence GTGAAGCAGCACAGAGTCGACGGCGTGCGCAGAGCCGTCTTCACTCCCGTGGACAACCGCGCGCGCGTCGAGACGGTCGCGCACCGGATCGGCGACGCGATCGAGCTGGGGCTGCTCGCCGACGGCGAGCAGCTGCCCGGCGAGATGGAGCTGGCCGGGCAGCTCGGCGTGTCCACGGTCACCCTGCGCGAGGCACTGATGGCCCTGAGGCAGCAGGGGCTGGTCACCACCCGGCGGGGCCGTGGCGGCGGCAGCTTCGTCTCACTGCCCGAAGTCCCTGGCCAGGAACGCCTGTTGGCCCGGCTCGCCGGCTGGAGCACCGAGGAGCTGCGCGATCTGGGCGACCACTGGGCCGCCCTGTCCGGGGCGGCGGCCAGGCTCGCGGCGCAGCGGACCGAACCGGACGACCTCAAGGCACTGCGGCGCACCCTGGACGACCTGGCGTCGGCCGAGGACGCCGCCGCCCGCAGCCGCGTCTACGGCCGCTTCCACGTCGAACTCGCCGCGGCGGCGCAGTCCGCCCGGCTGACGCGGGAACAGGTCGTGCTCCAGACGGAGGTCGGCGCGCTGCTGTGCCTGGTACTCGGAGACGACGAATATCGTGAAGAAGTCGCGGACCGTCACCGCGCCGTAATCTCGGCCGTGCAAGATGGGGCCCACGATTCGGCCAGGGCACTGGCCGAGCGGTGCGTACTGGACTCGACGGCCCGGCTCATCACGCTGCGCCTGTCGATGCCGCGTGCCGTGTCAGGTCCGCGTCCACTGGAGGGCACCCATGCGCAGGAGCCCCGGTACGGTCGGCGCGACGGCGACGCTTGA
- a CDS encoding ABC transporter ATP-binding protein produces the protein MEAKAIRLQGLRKAFGDTNAVAGVDLEIADGEFFSMLGPSGSGKTTVLRMIAGFESPTEGRIELAGQEVTGLAPFERDVHTVFQDYALFPHMTLEENVAYGLKVRKVPKAERLVRARRALADVRLEGFGRRRPSQLSGGQRQRVALARALVGRPRVLLLDEPLGALDLKLREQMQVELKAIQREVGITFVFVTHDQEEALTMSDRIAVFNQGRIEQVGTPAEIYERPATAFVAGFVGTSNLIEGPSAEQIVGAPGTYSIRPEKIRVIAEPVEPADPAEPAEPAKDAEAVDAGGTAEAAAGESAEPEQSTATGTVAEVVYLGDATRFLVDLDAGGRLTALQQNLDTSSEDVAALRGTRVRLRWHRRHTFQVPDPR, from the coding sequence ATGGAGGCAAAGGCGATCAGGCTCCAGGGCCTGCGCAAGGCGTTCGGTGACACGAACGCCGTGGCCGGAGTCGATCTGGAGATAGCCGACGGCGAGTTCTTCTCGATGCTCGGGCCGTCCGGCTCCGGCAAGACGACCGTGCTGCGCATGATCGCCGGATTCGAGAGCCCCACCGAAGGCCGGATCGAACTCGCGGGCCAGGAGGTCACCGGCCTCGCCCCGTTCGAACGGGACGTGCACACCGTCTTCCAGGACTACGCCCTGTTCCCGCACATGACCCTGGAGGAGAACGTCGCCTACGGGCTCAAGGTCCGCAAGGTGCCCAAGGCCGAGCGGCTGGTGCGGGCCCGCAGGGCGCTCGCCGACGTACGCCTCGAAGGCTTCGGCCGACGCCGTCCGAGCCAGCTCTCCGGAGGCCAGCGCCAGCGCGTCGCCCTCGCCAGGGCCCTGGTCGGCCGCCCCCGCGTGCTGCTGCTCGACGAACCCCTCGGCGCCCTCGACCTCAAGCTGCGCGAGCAGATGCAGGTCGAACTCAAGGCGATCCAGCGCGAGGTCGGCATCACCTTCGTGTTCGTCACCCACGACCAGGAGGAGGCCTTGACGATGAGCGACCGCATCGCCGTCTTCAACCAGGGCCGCATCGAACAGGTGGGTACCCCGGCCGAGATCTACGAGCGTCCTGCCACCGCCTTCGTCGCGGGCTTCGTCGGCACGTCCAACCTGATCGAGGGGCCCTCGGCGGAGCAGATCGTCGGCGCCCCGGGCACGTACAGCATCCGGCCCGAGAAGATCCGGGTCATCGCCGAACCCGTGGAGCCCGCTGACCCCGCAGAGCCCGCTGAGCCCGCGAAGGACGCCGAGGCCGTCGACGCCGGTGGCACCGCCGAAGCCGCTGCCGGCGAGTCCGCCGAGCCGGAGCAGTCCACCGCCACCGGCACCGTCGCCGAGGTCGTCTACCTCGGCGACGCCACCCGCTTCCTGGTGGACCTCGACGCGGGCGGCCGCCTCACCGCGCTCCAGCAGAACCTCGACACCTCGTCCGAGGACGTCGCCGCCCTGCGCGGCACCCGGGTCCGGCTCCGCTGGCACCGCCGCCACACCTTCCAGGTCCCCGACCCCCGCTGA
- a CDS encoding ABC transporter substrate-binding protein yields MRLTPTLKAAAAVAVLLAATACGSSGSGSSGATGFNPPDLKAQKKLGKTEGQVNLIAWAGYVEDGSNDPKVDWVGDFEKQTGCQVNSKVAASSDEMVKLMKTGQYDAVSASGDASLRLIASGDAAPVNTDLVPNYKNVFSGLKKGAWNSVKGQMYGIPHGRGANLLMYNTQKVTPAPTSWSAVFDDASAHKGHVTAYDSPIYIADAALYLKSARPELKIKDPYALDQKQFDAAVDLLKKQNANVGEYWSDYLKEISAFKSGDSVVGTTWQVIANLAAGEGAKIKAVVPKEGSTGWSDTWMVSAKAKHPNCAYKWMDWIISPKVNAQVAEYFGEAPANSEACQYTSDKTFCDTFHATDESYWKNIAFWNTPIEQCLDGRTDVKCVPYAKWVQAWTEIKG; encoded by the coding sequence GTGCGCCTCACCCCAACCCTCAAGGCCGCCGCCGCCGTCGCGGTGCTCCTCGCGGCCACCGCCTGCGGATCGTCCGGCTCGGGCTCCTCCGGGGCCACCGGCTTCAACCCGCCGGACCTCAAGGCCCAGAAGAAGCTCGGCAAGACCGAGGGGCAGGTCAACCTGATCGCCTGGGCCGGCTACGTCGAGGACGGCTCCAACGACCCCAAGGTCGACTGGGTCGGCGACTTCGAGAAGCAGACCGGCTGCCAGGTCAACTCGAAGGTCGCCGCCAGCTCCGACGAGATGGTCAAGCTGATGAAGACCGGCCAGTACGACGCGGTCTCGGCCTCCGGTGACGCCTCCCTGCGCCTCATCGCCTCGGGCGACGCGGCCCCGGTCAACACCGACCTCGTGCCCAACTACAAGAACGTCTTCAGCGGTCTGAAGAAGGGCGCCTGGAACTCCGTCAAGGGCCAGATGTACGGCATCCCGCACGGCCGGGGCGCCAACCTCCTGATGTACAACACCCAGAAGGTCACCCCCGCCCCCACCTCCTGGTCCGCGGTCTTCGACGACGCCTCGGCGCACAAGGGCCACGTGACCGCGTACGACTCGCCCATCTACATCGCCGACGCGGCGCTCTACCTGAAGTCCGCCAGGCCCGAGTTGAAGATCAAGGACCCCTACGCGCTCGACCAGAAGCAGTTCGACGCGGCCGTGGACCTGCTGAAGAAGCAGAACGCGAACGTGGGCGAGTACTGGAGCGACTACCTCAAGGAGATATCCGCCTTCAAGAGCGGCGACTCCGTGGTCGGCACCACCTGGCAGGTCATCGCCAACCTCGCGGCCGGCGAGGGCGCCAAGATCAAGGCCGTCGTGCCCAAGGAGGGTTCCACGGGCTGGTCCGACACCTGGATGGTCTCCGCCAAGGCCAAGCACCCCAACTGCGCGTACAAGTGGATGGACTGGATCATCTCGCCGAAGGTGAACGCCCAGGTGGCCGAGTACTTCGGCGAGGCGCCCGCCAACTCCGAGGCGTGCCAGTACACCAGCGACAAGACCTTCTGCGACACCTTCCACGCCACCGACGAGAGCTACTGGAAGAACATCGCGTTCTGGAACACGCCCATCGAGCAGTGCCTCGACGGCCGCACCGACGTCAAGTGCGTCCCGTACGCGAAGTGGGTCCAGGCATGGACCGAGATCAAGGGCTGA
- a CDS encoding ABC transporter permease — MTTTAQAAGRSPVRRLAGTLHRRPRLRLSLLLTAPLLWLTVLYLGSLAVLFVSAFWTTDSFTSEVVKVWSTDNFHQLFTLPVYRQVILRSIGVALAVTVLCAVIAFPIAFYTARIAKPARRPLLVVAILTPLWASYLVKVYAWRLILSQGGLADWVLKPLGLSGPGYGLVAAILALTYLWLPYMILPIHTALEQLPANLLDASADLGARAGRTFRSVVLPMVLPSVAAGSVFTFSLSLGDYITVQIVGGKTQLIGNVVYSNIELNLPMAAALGTVPVVVIVMYLLAMRRTGALSSL, encoded by the coding sequence ATGACCACCACCGCGCAGGCCGCCGGACGTTCCCCCGTCCGGCGGCTCGCCGGGACACTGCACCGGCGCCCCCGGCTGCGGCTGTCCCTGCTGCTGACCGCACCCCTGCTCTGGCTCACGGTGCTCTATCTCGGCTCGCTGGCCGTGCTGTTCGTCTCCGCGTTCTGGACGACGGACTCCTTCACCTCCGAGGTGGTGAAGGTCTGGTCCACCGACAACTTCCACCAGCTGTTCACGCTGCCCGTGTACCGGCAGGTGATCCTGCGCAGCATCGGCGTCGCCCTGGCGGTCACGGTCCTGTGCGCGGTGATCGCGTTCCCGATCGCCTTCTACACGGCCCGCATCGCCAAGCCCGCGCGGCGACCGCTGCTCGTCGTCGCCATCCTCACGCCGCTGTGGGCGAGTTACCTCGTCAAGGTGTACGCGTGGCGGCTGATCCTGTCCCAAGGCGGCCTCGCCGACTGGGTGTTGAAGCCCCTCGGGCTGAGCGGCCCCGGGTACGGCCTGGTCGCGGCGATCCTCGCACTGACCTATCTGTGGCTGCCGTACATGATCCTGCCGATCCACACCGCGCTGGAGCAACTGCCCGCCAACCTGCTGGACGCGTCCGCGGACCTCGGGGCCCGTGCGGGCCGCACCTTCCGGTCGGTGGTGCTGCCGATGGTCCTGCCGTCCGTGGCCGCGGGATCGGTGTTCACCTTCTCGCTCAGCCTCGGCGACTACATCACCGTGCAGATCGTCGGCGGCAAGACCCAGCTCATCGGCAACGTCGTCTACTCCAACATCGAACTGAACCTGCCCATGGCCGCCGCGCTCGGCACGGTCCCCGTCGTGGTCATCGTGATGTACCTCCTCGCGATGCGCCGCACGGGCGCCCTGAGCAGTCTCTGA
- a CDS encoding ABC transporter permease yields the protein MQLSRPARIALRVAAGLGFAFIYVPLALVLVNSFNRDRSASWPPSGLTFHWWSVAWENEGARAALWVSVKAGLGATAIALVLGTLIAFAVARHRFFGRDTVSFVVVLPIALPGIVTGIALNSAFSTVLEPLGVGLGMFTVIVGHATFCIVVVFNNVVARLRRTSGTYEEAAMDLGADTFRAFVDVTFPMVRSALVAGGLLAFALSFDEIVVTTFTAGPGIETLPIWIFNNMTRPQQAPVVNVVAAVLVLLSVVPIYVAQRLSADTAADSRI from the coding sequence GTGCAACTCTCCCGTCCCGCGCGCATCGCGCTGCGCGTCGCCGCCGGGCTCGGCTTCGCGTTCATCTACGTGCCGCTCGCGCTCGTCCTGGTCAACTCGTTCAACAGGGACCGCAGCGCGAGCTGGCCGCCGTCCGGGCTCACCTTCCACTGGTGGTCGGTCGCCTGGGAGAACGAGGGTGCCCGCGCCGCGCTCTGGGTCTCGGTCAAGGCCGGTCTCGGCGCGACCGCGATCGCCCTGGTGCTCGGCACGCTGATCGCGTTCGCGGTCGCCCGCCACCGGTTCTTCGGCCGCGACACCGTCTCCTTCGTGGTCGTCCTGCCGATCGCGCTGCCGGGCATCGTGACCGGCATCGCGCTCAACTCGGCGTTCAGCACGGTGCTCGAACCCCTCGGCGTGGGTCTCGGCATGTTCACCGTGATCGTCGGCCACGCGACCTTCTGCATCGTCGTCGTCTTCAACAACGTGGTCGCGCGACTGCGCCGTACGTCCGGAACGTACGAGGAGGCGGCGATGGATCTGGGCGCGGACACCTTCCGGGCCTTCGTGGACGTCACGTTCCCGATGGTGCGTTCGGCGCTGGTGGCCGGCGGACTGCTCGCCTTCGCGCTGTCCTTCGACGAGATCGTCGTGACGACGTTCACCGCCGGACCCGGCATCGAGACCCTGCCGATCTGGATCTTCAACAACATGACCAGGCCCCAGCAGGCGCCGGTGGTGAACGTCGTGGCCGCCGTGCTCGTCCTGCTCTCGGTCGTCCCGATCTACGTGGCCCAGCGGCTGTCCGCCGACACGGCCGCCGACAGCCGGATCTGA
- a CDS encoding ABC transporter permease, giving the protein MSTLTYAVRDSTTMLRRNLRHALRYPSVSLGAAMMPILMLLLFVYAFGDSIGAGMGGGRDAYLEYLTPGIIVMGVAAGAMSTSIAVCSDMTEGIINRFRTMNITRSAFMTGHVVGSVVQTMVSMVLVVGFALAIGFRSDAGPLEWLAAAGLLTAIAFAVTWLSAALGLISRTVESASNKPLLVQFLPFLGSAFVPAGSMSPGLRWFAENQPFTPMTETLRGLLSGSAIGDNGWIALAWCAGISLTGYLWSRSLFNGTTKR; this is encoded by the coding sequence ATGAGCACCCTCACCTACGCCGTGCGCGACTCGACGACGATGCTGCGCCGCAACCTCAGGCACGCGCTCCGCTATCCGAGCGTGTCGCTCGGCGCCGCCATGATGCCGATCCTGATGCTGCTGCTGTTCGTGTACGCCTTCGGGGACTCGATCGGTGCCGGAATGGGCGGGGGACGGGACGCCTACCTGGAGTATCTGACGCCCGGCATCATCGTCATGGGCGTGGCCGCCGGAGCGATGTCGACCTCGATCGCGGTCTGCTCGGACATGACGGAAGGCATCATCAACCGCTTCCGCACCATGAACATCACCCGCTCCGCGTTCATGACGGGCCATGTCGTGGGCAGTGTCGTCCAGACCATGGTGAGCATGGTCCTGGTGGTGGGGTTCGCGCTCGCCATCGGCTTCCGGTCCGACGCGGGCCCGCTCGAATGGCTCGCCGCCGCCGGTCTCCTGACGGCCATCGCGTTCGCGGTCACCTGGCTCTCGGCGGCGCTCGGCCTGATCTCCAGGACCGTGGAGTCCGCGAGCAACAAGCCGCTGCTGGTCCAGTTCCTGCCGTTCCTCGGCTCCGCGTTCGTGCCGGCGGGATCGATGTCCCCGGGCCTTCGCTGGTTCGCCGAGAACCAGCCGTTCACGCCGATGACCGAGACGCTCCGCGGTCTGCTGTCCGGCTCCGCGATCGGCGACAACGGCTGGATCGCGCTCGCCTGGTGCGCCGGCATCAGCCTGACCGGCTACCTCTGGTCGCGCTCGCTCTTCAACGGCACCACTAAGCGCTGA
- a CDS encoding ATP-binding cassette domain-containing protein — MPTPLPEPRPGDGPLPPAAVSAVGLRKSYGDKTVLDGIDLRIPAGSVFALLGPNGAGKTTTVQILSTLIAADEGQAQVAGHDITTSPAGVRAAIGVTGQFSALDDLLTAEENLLLMADLLHLGKHEGRFRAQELMERFGIADVAGKRAATFSGGMRRRLDLAMTLVGDPQVIFLDEPTTGLDPRSRRTMWETVRSLVAGGTTVFLTTQYLEEADQLADRIAVLDNGRIVAEGSAAHLKAQIPGSHVRLRFTGAAEFEQAAGVFPDAVRDEEDLALRVAGDAGLDALRALIDRLDAAGVGAADFSVHTPDLDDVFLALTGGGTTTTGTSPHLKETPR; from the coding sequence ATGCCTACCCCCCTGCCCGAACCAAGGCCGGGCGACGGTCCTCTGCCTCCCGCCGCCGTGTCCGCCGTCGGTCTGCGCAAGTCGTACGGCGACAAGACCGTGCTCGACGGCATCGACCTGCGCATCCCGGCCGGCTCCGTCTTCGCACTGCTCGGGCCGAACGGTGCGGGCAAGACCACCACCGTGCAGATCCTCTCCACGCTCATCGCCGCCGACGAAGGGCAGGCCCAGGTCGCGGGCCACGACATCACCACGTCACCCGCAGGTGTCCGCGCCGCGATCGGTGTCACCGGACAGTTCTCCGCGCTCGACGACCTGCTCACCGCCGAGGAGAACCTGCTCCTCATGGCCGACCTGCTGCACCTCGGCAAACACGAAGGGCGTTTCCGCGCACAGGAGTTGATGGAGCGCTTCGGCATCGCGGACGTCGCGGGCAAACGCGCCGCGACCTTCTCCGGAGGGATGCGGCGCCGGCTCGACCTCGCCATGACGCTCGTCGGCGACCCCCAGGTGATCTTCCTGGACGAGCCGACGACCGGCCTCGATCCGCGCAGCCGCCGCACCATGTGGGAGACGGTCCGCTCGCTGGTCGCGGGCGGCACCACCGTCTTCCTCACCACCCAATACCTGGAAGAGGCGGACCAGTTGGCCGACCGGATCGCCGTGCTCGACAACGGCCGGATCGTGGCCGAGGGCTCGGCGGCGCACCTCAAGGCGCAGATCCCCGGCAGCCACGTACGGCTGCGGTTCACCGGGGCCGCCGAGTTCGAGCAGGCCGCCGGTGTCTTCCCCGACGCGGTCCGCGACGAGGAGGACCTCGCGCTGCGCGTGGCAGGCGACGCCGGGCTCGACGCGCTGCGCGCCCTGATCGACCGGCTCGACGCCGCCGGTGTCGGGGCCGCCGACTTCTCCGTGCACACCCCCGACCTCGACGACGTGTTCCTCGCCCTGACCGGCGGCGGCACCACCACGACCGGCACCTCGCCTCACCTGAAGGAGACCCCGCGATGA
- a CDS encoding DUF4097 family beta strand repeat-containing protein: MPSFDTPEPISVTAEVAVGSIRLTAGDRADTVVEVRPRDPKRDKDVRAAEQTEIVYASGVLTVRTKHRPLVGPSGLVDVTVDLPTGSQVEMSGSWAQLLGEGRLGEVRVKTSGGDVRLDTTGPLTLAVSHGLVTVDRVEGPAEITSSTGNVRVGTVEGPAVLKNVHGTTTVGKVTGETRMSSTNGGIDIAHAGTSVTGTSTNGHLRVTEAVGGEIRLETSNGSIEVGIRRGVAAWLDVSSNRGQVRNMLPESEAPETTEGTVAVHARSNWGNIDILRSKP, encoded by the coding sequence ATGCCTTCTTTCGACACTCCCGAGCCCATCTCGGTCACCGCGGAGGTGGCCGTCGGCTCCATCCGTCTTACCGCCGGCGACCGCGCCGACACGGTCGTCGAGGTCCGACCGCGCGACCCGAAGCGGGACAAGGACGTGCGGGCCGCCGAGCAGACCGAGATCGTGTACGCGAGCGGCGTCCTGACGGTCAGGACCAAGCACCGTCCCCTGGTCGGCCCCAGCGGTCTCGTCGATGTGACGGTCGACCTGCCCACGGGCTCCCAGGTCGAGATGAGCGGCTCCTGGGCCCAACTGCTCGGCGAGGGACGGCTCGGCGAGGTCCGGGTCAAGACCTCGGGCGGCGACGTCCGCCTCGACACCACCGGCCCGCTGACGCTGGCCGTGTCGCACGGCCTGGTCACCGTGGACCGGGTCGAGGGCCCGGCCGAGATCACCAGCAGCACCGGCAACGTGCGTGTCGGCACGGTCGAGGGTCCCGCGGTCCTGAAGAACGTGCACGGCACCACGACCGTCGGCAAGGTCACCGGCGAGACGCGGATGAGCAGCACGAACGGCGGCATCGACATCGCGCACGCCGGGACATCGGTCACCGGCACCAGCACCAACGGGCACCTGCGGGTCACCGAGGCCGTCGGGGGCGAGATCCGGCTGGAGACGTCCAACGGCTCGATCGAGGTCGGCATCCGCCGGGGCGTGGCCGCCTGGCTCGACGTCAGTTCCAACCGTGGACAGGTGCGGAACATGCTCCCCGAGTCCGAGGCGCCGGAGACGACCGAGGGCACCGTCGCGGTCCACGCGCGGAGCAACTGGGGCAACATCGACATCCTGCGATCCAAGCCCTGA
- a CDS encoding FAD-binding oxidoreductase, producing MSQPVTCDVVVVGAGMVGAACALYAAREGLDVVVVDRGPVAGGTTGAGEGNLLVSDKEPGPELDLALLSGRLWADLAEEHAKTIEYEAKGGVVVASTPESLAALETFAAGQRTAGVLAEPVAPGRLHDLEPYLAPGLAGAVHYPQDTQVMPALAAAHLLRASGARLLTGHTVTGVLRAADGSVRGVRTDRGEVHAPAVVNAAGTWGAEVASLAGVSLPVLPRRGFVLVTEPLPLRVRHKVYAADYVADVASDSAALQTSPVVEGTAAGPVLIGASRERVGFDRTFSLAVVRELAAGATRLFPFLARTRALRTYLGFRPYLPDHLPAIGPDPRAPGLLHACGHEGAGIGLSTGTGQLIAQVLAGRTPGLDLTPFRPDRFTEESA from the coding sequence GTGAGTCAGCCTGTTACCTGCGATGTCGTGGTCGTCGGAGCCGGGATGGTGGGCGCGGCCTGTGCTCTGTACGCGGCTCGCGAGGGCCTGGATGTCGTCGTGGTGGACCGCGGCCCCGTGGCCGGCGGCACGACCGGTGCGGGGGAGGGGAATCTCCTCGTCTCCGACAAGGAACCCGGACCCGAACTCGACCTCGCCCTGCTGTCCGGGCGTCTGTGGGCCGACCTCGCCGAGGAACACGCGAAGACGATCGAGTACGAGGCCAAGGGCGGGGTCGTCGTGGCGTCCACCCCCGAGAGCCTGGCCGCGCTGGAGACGTTCGCGGCGGGGCAGCGGACGGCCGGTGTGCTGGCCGAACCCGTCGCGCCCGGCCGACTGCACGACCTGGAGCCGTACTTGGCCCCGGGCCTCGCGGGCGCCGTGCACTATCCGCAGGACACCCAGGTGATGCCCGCCCTGGCCGCCGCGCATCTTCTCCGGGCGTCGGGGGCGCGCCTGCTGACCGGGCACACCGTGACCGGGGTGCTGCGTGCCGCGGACGGCTCGGTCCGCGGAGTGCGCACCGACCGGGGCGAGGTGCACGCGCCCGCCGTCGTCAACGCGGCCGGCACCTGGGGTGCCGAGGTGGCCTCGCTCGCGGGTGTCTCGCTCCCCGTCCTGCCCCGCCGGGGATTCGTCCTCGTCACCGAGCCCCTGCCGCTCCGGGTGCGCCACAAGGTCTACGCCGCCGACTATGTCGCCGACGTCGCCAGTGACTCGGCCGCCCTCCAGACGTCGCCGGTGGTGGAGGGGACCGCAGCCGGCCCCGTCCTGATCGGCGCGAGCCGGGAACGGGTCGGCTTCGACCGGACCTTCTCCCTGGCCGTGGTGCGGGAACTGGCCGCCGGTGCCACACGGCTCTTCCCGTTCCTCGCGCGCACGCGGGCCCTGCGGACCTACCTCGGTTTCCGGCCCTATCTGCCCGACCATCTGCCCGCCATCGGGCCGGACCCCCGGGCCCCGGGTCTCCTCCACGCCTGTGGGCACGAGGGGGCCGGCATCGGACTGTCCACCGGGACCGGACAGCTGATCGCGCAGGTCCTGGCTGGGAGAACACCCGGCCTGGACCTCACACCGTTCCGGCCCGACCGTTTCACCGAGGAGTCGGCGTGA
- a CDS encoding (2Fe-2S)-binding protein: MNPLDLVRAEPGPAFTVSLDGRPIDVLPGRTVAAALWAEGITSWRSTRDAGRPRGVFCGIGVCFDCLVTVNDRPNQRACLVPLAPGDSIRTQEGTGHDD; the protein is encoded by the coding sequence GTGAACCCCCTGGACCTCGTACGGGCCGAACCCGGGCCCGCCTTCACCGTCTCCCTCGACGGCCGGCCGATCGACGTGCTGCCCGGCCGGACCGTCGCCGCCGCGCTGTGGGCCGAGGGCATCACCTCGTGGCGCAGCACCCGTGACGCGGGCCGGCCCCGCGGGGTCTTCTGCGGCATCGGTGTCTGCTTCGACTGTCTCGTCACCGTCAACGACCGCCCCAATCAACGGGCTTGTCTCGTCCCGCTGGCGCCCGGCGACTCCATCCGTACGCAGGAAGGCACCGGTCACGATGACTGA
- a CDS encoding NAD(P)/FAD-dependent oxidoreductase — protein MTEGPRRLAVIGAGPAGLAACLAAAEHGVRVTLIDAAPSVGGQFYRRPASGLGARRPHVLHHHRRAWQRLGRGLAAHLEAGTVEQLTDHHVWTVERTGTTGAARPEFTVHALVGPLQERSVAVRADAVLLATGGYEKVLPFPGWTLPGVVTAGGAQAMLKGGLVVPGRRVVVAGSGPLLLPVATGLAAAGAEVAALVESLDPGRLLRGAGALAAEPGKIAEGVSYAARLLRHRVPFVPRHTVVEAHGEERLEAVTVAALGPEGRVRPGTGRRITCDALAVGHGMVPHTDLAEALGCRADATKVHVDDEQRTDVPAVWAAGETTGIGGVVLSLAEGHLAGRSVAARLRGLEPDPRPAARAVRIRARARSFAAALDAVYAPPAHWVEQVTDETVVCRCEEVTAGRVREAVTGLGAGDVRTVKLLTRAGMGWCQGRMCEPAVAGLAGCEQTPARRLLARPVPLGVLAEAGSEDDRSPGTGAIDRPPETGAADRPPETGAAGRTRGAGTADRTPGTGAADPTREADTAP, from the coding sequence ATGACTGAGGGACCCCGCCGTCTCGCGGTGATCGGCGCGGGCCCCGCCGGTCTCGCCGCCTGTCTGGCCGCGGCGGAGCACGGCGTGCGGGTGACACTGATCGACGCGGCCCCGAGCGTGGGCGGACAGTTCTACCGGCGGCCCGCGAGCGGCCTGGGCGCCCGGCGCCCCCACGTGCTGCACCACCACCGCCGCGCCTGGCAGCGGCTCGGACGAGGGCTCGCCGCGCACCTGGAGGCGGGCACGGTCGAGCAATTGACGGATCATCACGTGTGGACGGTCGAGCGGACCGGGACGACGGGCGCCGCCCGCCCGGAGTTCACGGTCCACGCCCTTGTCGGACCGCTCCAGGAGCGCTCGGTCGCCGTGCGCGCCGACGCCGTGCTCCTCGCCACCGGCGGATACGAGAAGGTGCTGCCCTTCCCCGGCTGGACCCTCCCCGGGGTCGTGACGGCGGGCGGGGCGCAGGCCATGCTCAAGGGCGGTCTCGTCGTGCCGGGCCGCAGGGTCGTCGTCGCGGGAAGCGGGCCGCTGCTGCTGCCCGTGGCCACCGGGCTCGCCGCCGCCGGGGCCGAGGTCGCCGCGCTCGTGGAGTCGCTCGATCCGGGAAGGCTGCTGCGCGGGGCCGGGGCACTCGCGGCCGAGCCGGGCAAGATCGCCGAGGGAGTCTCGTACGCGGCCCGGCTCCTGCGCCACCGCGTTCCGTTCGTCCCCCGGCACACCGTCGTCGAAGCCCATGGCGAGGAGCGGCTCGAAGCCGTCACCGTCGCGGCACTCGGCCCCGAGGGACGGGTGCGGCCCGGGACCGGGCGCCGCATCACGTGCGACGCGCTCGCCGTCGGACACGGGATGGTCCCGCACACCGATCTCGCCGAGGCGCTCGGCTGCCGTGCGGATGCCACCAAGGTCCACGTGGACGACGAGCAGCGCACCGATGTGCCGGCGGTCTGGGCCGCGGGCGAGACCACCGGGATCGGCGGTGTCGTGCTCTCCCTGGCCGAGGGGCATCTCGCGGGCCGTTCGGTGGCCGCGCGGCTGCGCGGCCTCGAACCCGATCCGCGTCCGGCCGCCCGCGCCGTACGGATCAGGGCGAGAGCGCGCTCGTTCGCCGCCGCGCTCGACGCCGTGTACGCGCCGCCGGCCCACTGGGTGGAGCAGGTCACCGACGAGACCGTCGTGTGCCGCTGCGAGGAGGTCACGGCGGGCCGGGTCCGCGAGGCCGTCACCGGCCTCGGCGCGGGCGACGTACGGACGGTCAAACTGCTGACCCGCGCGGGAATGGGATGGTGCCAGGGCCGGATGTGCGAACCCGCGGTCGCGGGACTTGCCGGCTGCGAACAGACGCCCGCGCGGCGGCTGTTGGCGCGTCCGGTGCCGCTCGGCGTCCTGGCCGAGGCGGGCTCGGAGGACGACCGGTCACCGGGGACGGGCGCCATCGACCGGCCACCGGAGACGGGCGCCGCCGACCGGCCACCGGAGACGGGCGCCGCTGGCCGGACACGAGGGGCGGGCACCGCCGATCGGACACCGGGGACGGGTGCCGCCGACCCGACACGCGAAGCCGACACCGCACCTTGA